Proteins found in one Stigmatopora nigra isolate UIUO_SnigA chromosome 15, RoL_Snig_1.1, whole genome shotgun sequence genomic segment:
- the fbxl20 gene encoding F-box/LRR-repeat protein 20 isoform X1, with amino-acid sequence MGKEVNGVSRSRFEMFTNSDEAVINKKLPKELLLRIFSFLDVVTLCRCAQVSRSWNVLALDGSNWQRIDLFDFQRDIEGRVVENISKRCGGFLRKLSLRGCLGVGDSALRTFSQNCRNIELLSLNGCTKITDSTCNSLSKFCPKLKHLDLASCTSITNLSLKALSEGCPLLEQLNISWCDQVTKDGVQALVRSCPGLKGLFLKGCTQLEDEALKHIGANCPELVTLNLQTCSQITDDGLITICRGCHRLQSLCVSGCANITDAILHALGQNCPRLRILEVARCSQLTDVGFTTLARNCHELEKMDLEECVQITDGSLIQLSNYCPRLQVLSLSHCELITDDGIRHLGSGPCAHDRLEVIELDNCPLITDASLEHLKSCHSLDRIELYDCQQITRAGIKRLRTHLPNIKVHAYFAPVTPPPSVGGSRQRFCRCCILL; translated from the exons ATGGGGAAGGAGGTAAACGGCGTCTCTCGGAGCCGCTTTGAG ATGTTCACAAACAGTGACGAGGCAGTCATCAATAAGAAGCTGCCCAAGGAGCTGTTGCTGCG AATCTTCTCCTTCCTAGATGTGGTGACGCTGTGTCGCTGTGCCCAAGTCTCACGG TCCTGGAATGTTCTGGCTCTGGACGGAAGCAACTGGCAGCGGATTGACCTTTTTGACTTTCAGCGGGACATCGAG GGGCGTGTGGTCGAGAACATCTCAAAGAGATGTGGAGGTTTCCTGAGAAAGCTGAGCCTGCGGGGTTGCCTCGGTGTGGGCGATAGCGCTCTGAG gACCTTCTCACAGAACTGCAGGAACATTGAACTGCTCAGTTTGAATGGTTGCACCAAGATCACTGACAG CACGTGTAACAGCCTGAGCAAGTTCTGCCCAAAGCTGAAGCATCTGGACCTGGCATCTTGTACCTCAATCACCAACCTGTCACTCAAAGCGCTCAG CGAGGGTTGCCCTCTGCTGGAGCAACTCAACATCTCCTGGTGCGATCAGGTCACCAAGGACGGCGTTCAGGCCCTGGTTCGATCCTGTCCGGGACTCAAGGGTCTTTTCCTAAAAGGCTGCACCCAG cttgaaGACGAAGCCCTGAAGCACATTGGCGCAAACTGTCCAGAGTTGGTCACGCTGAACTTGCAGACCTGCTCG CAGATCACAGATGACGGCCTCATCACTATTTGCCGAGGGTGTCATCGCCTGCAGTCACTCTGCGTATCGGGCTGCGCCAACATCACAGACGCCATTTTGCACGCCCTGGGACAGAACTGCCCCCGTCTCAG AATATTAGAAGTGGCCCGCTGCTCTCAACTTACAGACGTGGGCTTCACGACGTTAGCAAGG AATTGTCACGAACTTGAGAAGATGGATTTAGAAGAATGCGTGCAG ATTACAGATGGATCACTCATACAGCTTTCTAATTACTGTCCCCGGCTTCAAGTTCTG AGCCTGTCCCATTGCGAGCTGATCACAGACGACGGCATCCGCCACTTGGGCAGCGGACCTTGTGCCCACGATCGACTGGAGGTGATCGAGCTGGACAACTGCCCCCTGATCACGGACGCTTCCCTGGAGCACCTGAAGAGCTGCCACAGTCTGGATCGCATTGAGCTTTACGACTGTCAGCAGATCACCCGGGCAGGCATCAAAAGGTTGAGG ACGCATCTGCCTAACATCAAAGTACACGCGTACTTTGCTCCTGTGACTCCTCCCCCTTCGGTGGGAGGCAGCCGCCAGAGGTTCTGCCGTTGCTGTATCCTGCTATGA
- the fbxl20 gene encoding F-box/LRR-repeat protein 20 isoform X3, translating to MFTNSDEAVINKKLPKELLLRIFSFLDVVTLCRCAQVSRSWNVLALDGSNWQRIDLFDFQRDIEGRVVENISKRCGGFLRKLSLRGCLGVGDSALRTFSQNCRNIELLSLNGCTKITDSTCNSLSKFCPKLKHLDLASCTSITNLSLKALSEGCPLLEQLNISWCDQVTKDGVQALVRSCPGLKGLFLKGCTQLEDEALKHIGANCPELVTLNLQTCSQITDDGLITICRGCHRLQSLCVSGCANITDAILHALGQNCPRLRILEVARCSQLTDVGFTTLARNCHELEKMDLEECVQITDGSLIQLSNYCPRLQVLSLSHCELITDDGIRHLGSGPCAHDRLEVIELDNCPLITDASLEHLKSCHSLDRIELYDCQQITRAGIKRLRTHLPNIKVHAYFAPVTPPPSVGGSRQRFCRCCILL from the exons ATGTTCACAAACAGTGACGAGGCAGTCATCAATAAGAAGCTGCCCAAGGAGCTGTTGCTGCG AATCTTCTCCTTCCTAGATGTGGTGACGCTGTGTCGCTGTGCCCAAGTCTCACGG TCCTGGAATGTTCTGGCTCTGGACGGAAGCAACTGGCAGCGGATTGACCTTTTTGACTTTCAGCGGGACATCGAG GGGCGTGTGGTCGAGAACATCTCAAAGAGATGTGGAGGTTTCCTGAGAAAGCTGAGCCTGCGGGGTTGCCTCGGTGTGGGCGATAGCGCTCTGAG gACCTTCTCACAGAACTGCAGGAACATTGAACTGCTCAGTTTGAATGGTTGCACCAAGATCACTGACAG CACGTGTAACAGCCTGAGCAAGTTCTGCCCAAAGCTGAAGCATCTGGACCTGGCATCTTGTACCTCAATCACCAACCTGTCACTCAAAGCGCTCAG CGAGGGTTGCCCTCTGCTGGAGCAACTCAACATCTCCTGGTGCGATCAGGTCACCAAGGACGGCGTTCAGGCCCTGGTTCGATCCTGTCCGGGACTCAAGGGTCTTTTCCTAAAAGGCTGCACCCAG cttgaaGACGAAGCCCTGAAGCACATTGGCGCAAACTGTCCAGAGTTGGTCACGCTGAACTTGCAGACCTGCTCG CAGATCACAGATGACGGCCTCATCACTATTTGCCGAGGGTGTCATCGCCTGCAGTCACTCTGCGTATCGGGCTGCGCCAACATCACAGACGCCATTTTGCACGCCCTGGGACAGAACTGCCCCCGTCTCAG AATATTAGAAGTGGCCCGCTGCTCTCAACTTACAGACGTGGGCTTCACGACGTTAGCAAGG AATTGTCACGAACTTGAGAAGATGGATTTAGAAGAATGCGTGCAG ATTACAGATGGATCACTCATACAGCTTTCTAATTACTGTCCCCGGCTTCAAGTTCTG AGCCTGTCCCATTGCGAGCTGATCACAGACGACGGCATCCGCCACTTGGGCAGCGGACCTTGTGCCCACGATCGACTGGAGGTGATCGAGCTGGACAACTGCCCCCTGATCACGGACGCTTCCCTGGAGCACCTGAAGAGCTGCCACAGTCTGGATCGCATTGAGCTTTACGACTGTCAGCAGATCACCCGGGCAGGCATCAAAAGGTTGAGG ACGCATCTGCCTAACATCAAAGTACACGCGTACTTTGCTCCTGTGACTCCTCCCCCTTCGGTGGGAGGCAGCCGCCAGAGGTTCTGCCGTTGCTGTATCCTGCTATGA
- the fbxl20 gene encoding F-box/LRR-repeat protein 20 isoform X2, with amino-acid sequence MGKEVNGVSRSRFEMFTNSDEAVINKKLPKELLLRIFSFLDVVTLCRCAQVSRSWNVLALDGSNWQRIDLFDFQRDIEGRVVENISKRCGGFLRKLSLRGCLGVGDSALRTFSQNCRNIELLSLNGCTKITDSTCNSLSKFCPKLKHLDLASCTSITNLSLKALSEGCPLLEQLNISWCDQVTKDGVQALVRSCPGLKGLFLKGCTQLEDEALKHIGANCPELVTLNLQTCSITDDGLITICRGCHRLQSLCVSGCANITDAILHALGQNCPRLRILEVARCSQLTDVGFTTLARNCHELEKMDLEECVQITDGSLIQLSNYCPRLQVLSLSHCELITDDGIRHLGSGPCAHDRLEVIELDNCPLITDASLEHLKSCHSLDRIELYDCQQITRAGIKRLRTHLPNIKVHAYFAPVTPPPSVGGSRQRFCRCCILL; translated from the exons ATGGGGAAGGAGGTAAACGGCGTCTCTCGGAGCCGCTTTGAG ATGTTCACAAACAGTGACGAGGCAGTCATCAATAAGAAGCTGCCCAAGGAGCTGTTGCTGCG AATCTTCTCCTTCCTAGATGTGGTGACGCTGTGTCGCTGTGCCCAAGTCTCACGG TCCTGGAATGTTCTGGCTCTGGACGGAAGCAACTGGCAGCGGATTGACCTTTTTGACTTTCAGCGGGACATCGAG GGGCGTGTGGTCGAGAACATCTCAAAGAGATGTGGAGGTTTCCTGAGAAAGCTGAGCCTGCGGGGTTGCCTCGGTGTGGGCGATAGCGCTCTGAG gACCTTCTCACAGAACTGCAGGAACATTGAACTGCTCAGTTTGAATGGTTGCACCAAGATCACTGACAG CACGTGTAACAGCCTGAGCAAGTTCTGCCCAAAGCTGAAGCATCTGGACCTGGCATCTTGTACCTCAATCACCAACCTGTCACTCAAAGCGCTCAG CGAGGGTTGCCCTCTGCTGGAGCAACTCAACATCTCCTGGTGCGATCAGGTCACCAAGGACGGCGTTCAGGCCCTGGTTCGATCCTGTCCGGGACTCAAGGGTCTTTTCCTAAAAGGCTGCACCCAG cttgaaGACGAAGCCCTGAAGCACATTGGCGCAAACTGTCCAGAGTTGGTCACGCTGAACTTGCAGACCTGCTCG ATCACAGATGACGGCCTCATCACTATTTGCCGAGGGTGTCATCGCCTGCAGTCACTCTGCGTATCGGGCTGCGCCAACATCACAGACGCCATTTTGCACGCCCTGGGACAGAACTGCCCCCGTCTCAG AATATTAGAAGTGGCCCGCTGCTCTCAACTTACAGACGTGGGCTTCACGACGTTAGCAAGG AATTGTCACGAACTTGAGAAGATGGATTTAGAAGAATGCGTGCAG ATTACAGATGGATCACTCATACAGCTTTCTAATTACTGTCCCCGGCTTCAAGTTCTG AGCCTGTCCCATTGCGAGCTGATCACAGACGACGGCATCCGCCACTTGGGCAGCGGACCTTGTGCCCACGATCGACTGGAGGTGATCGAGCTGGACAACTGCCCCCTGATCACGGACGCTTCCCTGGAGCACCTGAAGAGCTGCCACAGTCTGGATCGCATTGAGCTTTACGACTGTCAGCAGATCACCCGGGCAGGCATCAAAAGGTTGAGG ACGCATCTGCCTAACATCAAAGTACACGCGTACTTTGCTCCTGTGACTCCTCCCCCTTCGGTGGGAGGCAGCCGCCAGAGGTTCTGCCGTTGCTGTATCCTGCTATGA
- the rps2 gene encoding small ribosomal subunit protein uS5 produces MADDAGGRGGFRGGFGAGGRGRGRGRGRGRGRGRGARGGKAEDKEWVPVTKLGRLVKDMKIKSLEEIYLYSLPIKESEIIDFFLGSSLKDEVLKIMPVQKQTRAGQRTRFKAFVAIGDYNGHVGLGVKCSKEVATAIRGAIILAKLSIVPVRRGYWGNKIGKPHTVPCKVTGRCGSVLVRLIPAPRGTGIVSAPVPKKLLMMAGIDDCYTSARGCTATLGNFAKATFDAISKTYSYLTPDLWKETVFTKSPYQEFTDHLAKTHTRVSVPRGQPVPPATS; encoded by the exons ATGGCGGACGACGCCGGTGGTAGAGGAGGTTTTCGCGGAGGTTTTGGTGCTGGTGGCCGTGGTCGGGGCCGTGGACGCGGCAGAGGCCGTGGGAGAGGCCGCGGTGCCCGGGGTGGCAAAGCCGAGGACAAGGAG TGGGTTCCTGTTACCAAGCTTGGCCGCCTGGTTAAGGATATGAAAATCAAATCCTTGGAGGAGATTTACCTTTACTCGCTGCCTATTAAA GAGTCTGAAATCATTGACTTCTTCCTGGGTTCCAGTCTGAAAGATGAGGTTTTGAAGATCATGCCCGTCCAGAAGCAGACCAGAGCCGGTCAGCGCACCAGGTTCAAG GCCTTCGTTGCCATCGGCGACTACAACGGCCACGTGGGTCTGGGAGTGAAGTGCTCCAAGGAAGTGGCCACTGCTATCCGAGGCGCCATCATCCTGGCCAAGCTATCCATCGTGCCTGTCAGGAGAGGCTACTGGGGGAACAAGATCGGCAAGCCCCACACAGTGCCCTGCAAGGTGACAGGACGCTGTGGCTCTGTGCTGGTGCGACTCATCCCGGCGCCCCGCGGTACCGGCATCGTGTCGGCTCCCGTGCCCAAGAAGCTGCTCATGATGGCCGGGATCGACGACTGCTACACCTCTGCCAGGGGCTGCACCGCCACCCTTGGCAACTTTG CCAAGGCTACATTTGATGCTATCTCCAAGACCTACAGCTACCTGACACCTGATCTCTGGAAGGAGACTGTCTTCACCAAGTCCCCTTACCAG GAGTTTACTGACCATCTGGCCAAGACTCACACCAGAGTGTCAGTGCCGAGAGGCCAACCTGTCCCGCCGGCAACTTCCTAA
- the ndufb10 gene encoding NADH dehydrogenase [ubiquinone] 1 beta subcomplex subunit 10, with protein MPADYDKEAYPQPPRQTPVVDKKTDLPNPAVILTQLFYYSVDFPVTKFREFVESIQAKNKPVYYHQKFRRVPDLTQCEHGDHLCYYEAEMQWKRDYKVDQEIVKLIQERMGACQQREGYSYEQNCTKEIEQFNEVSKSYTSRYGDLGAYASGKKCLMKQKERMMEAAQKQNE; from the exons ATGCCGGCCGATTATGATAAGGAAGCTTATCCACAGCCCCCTCGACAAACTCCGGTCGTGGACAAAAAGACCGATCTGCCAAATCCAGCCGTCATTTTGACTCAACTCTTCTATTACTCCGTGGACTTTCCTGTCACCAAATTTAGAG AGTTTGTTGAGAGCATCCAAGCAAAAAACAAGCCGGTTTACTACCACCAGAAGTTCCGTCGGGTTCCTGACTTGACGCAATGCGAACATGGGGATCACCTGTGTTACTACGAAGCTGAGATGCAGTGGAAGAGAGACTA TAAAGTGGACCAGGAGATCGTTAAGTTGATCCAGGAACGAATGGGTGCCTGCCAACAGAGAGAAGGCTACAGCTACGAGCAGAACTGTACTAAGGAGATTGAACAGTTCAATGAAGTCAGCAAGAGCTACACGTCACGCT ATGGTGACCTCGGAGCCTATGCTAGTGGCAAGAAATGTCTCATGAAGCAAAAAGAAAGGATGATGGAAGCAGCTCagaaacaaaatgaataa
- the rnf151 gene encoding RING finger protein 151 produces MTDPQLSSQSGGYDVEQFVDTPDYDLICTICQGVLRCPVRATCHHIFCKKCILQWLKRQETCPCCRKPINSCMIFVMFKLSKSIGRLKIKCKNEIRGCAATFSLSEQYCHSLGCLYELVPCSYSGCRAQLLRRDLETHARHCEHWRQPCHMGCGTVLSHRTSAQHNCYMQLKEQYQAKCKNHAAIANALQRKMRRMQNTMAHMKRQIGLICEGLQAMDELHEVDEDLGEGSSRTMETR; encoded by the exons ATG ACGGACCCCCAGCTGTCATCACAAAGTGGTGGCTATGACGTGGAGCAGTTTGTGGACACCCCTGACTACGATCTCATCTGTACCATATGTCAGGGGGTCCTGCGATGTCCCGTTCGAGCGACATGCCACCACATCTTCTGCAAGAAATGTATTTTGCAGTGGCTCAAAAG ACAGGAGACATGCCCATGCTGCCGAAAGCCAATTAACTCATGCATGATCTTCGTTATGTTCAAACTGAGTAAGTCCATAGGACGTCTGAAGATAAAG TGTAAGAATGAGATTCGTGGTTGTGCGGCTACATTTTCCCTCTCAGAGCAGTACTGCCACAGCCTGGGCTGCTTGTACGAACTGGTCCCCTGCTCGTACTCCGGATGCCGGGCGCAGCTCCTCCGTCGTGACCTGGAGACGCACGCACGCCACTGCGAGCACTGGCGCCAGCCGTGCCACATGGGCTGCGGCACGGTGCTCTCCCACCGCACGAGTGCTCAACACAACTGCTACATGCAACTCAAGGAACAGTACCAAGCTAAGTGCAAAAACCATGCTGCCATCGCCAATGCCCTacagaggaagatgaggaggatgCAGAATACCATGGCGCACATGAAGAGGCAGATAGGGCTGATCTGTGAGGGTCTGCAGGCCATGGACGAGCTACATGAAGTGGATGAGGACTTGGGAGAGGGCAGCTCCAGAACCATGGAGACCAGataa